One window of Desulfarculus baarsii DSM 2075 genomic DNA carries:
- a CDS encoding ABC transporter substrate-binding protein, producing the protein MRIFTDRRAVGAAKKIIAGALLTLAALSLAGQARAADKVRLQLMWVHQAQFAGLYMAQDHGLYRQAGLDVEFLSGGPGLDPLARLGEDRCDFAVAWLSAAMAWRDRGLPVVNLAQIVQQSSVILVARAGFGVKKIADLNGRLVGLWGAYLSLAPRALLKKHGVQADETLQGSTVALLTSGAAAAVSAMRYNEYHALYQAGVDFDEMIVFDANEAGLSFPEDGLYCLASTWRDKPDVCRRFTQASLAGWRLAFERPEEALRAVMARVEAQKQATNQSHQQWMLTAMRKLIEPAGGPKNMGRLDPEAFQQTGRSLREQGLLERGVSWESFAIPAWRTDQ; encoded by the coding sequence GTGCGGATTTTTACTGATCGCCGGGCCGTGGGGGCCGCCAAAAAAATCATCGCCGGGGCGCTGCTGACCCTGGCGGCGCTGTCGCTGGCCGGTCAGGCGCGGGCGGCCGACAAGGTCCGCCTCCAGTTGATGTGGGTGCATCAGGCCCAGTTCGCCGGGCTCTACATGGCCCAGGATCATGGCCTCTACCGCCAGGCCGGGCTGGATGTGGAGTTTTTGTCCGGTGGGCCGGGCCTCGACCCGCTGGCCAGGCTGGGCGAGGACCGTTGCGATTTCGCCGTGGCCTGGCTTTCAGCGGCCATGGCCTGGCGCGACCGTGGCTTGCCGGTGGTCAACCTGGCCCAGATCGTTCAGCAGTCATCGGTCATTCTGGTGGCCAGGGCCGGTTTTGGCGTCAAAAAGATCGCCGACCTCAACGGCCGATTGGTGGGCCTGTGGGGCGCCTACCTGTCGCTGGCCCCCCGGGCGCTGCTGAAAAAACACGGCGTCCAGGCCGATGAGACGCTCCAGGGCTCGACGGTGGCCCTGCTCACCTCGGGCGCGGCGGCGGCGGTCTCGGCCATGCGCTACAACGAATACCACGCGCTCTACCAGGCCGGTGTGGATTTCGACGAAATGATCGTCTTCGACGCCAACGAGGCCGGCCTGAGTTTCCCCGAGGACGGCCTCTACTGCCTGGCCTCGACCTGGCGCGACAAGCCAGATGTGTGCCGCCGTTTCACCCAGGCCAGCCTGGCCGGTTGGCGCTTGGCCTTCGAGCGCCCCGAGGAGGCCTTGCGGGCGGTCATGGCGCGGGTGGAGGCCCAAAAGCAAGCCACCAACCAAAGCCATCAGCAATGGATGCTGACGGCCATGCGCAAACTCATCGAACCAGCCGGCGGCCCCAAAAACATGGGCCGGCTCGACCCCGAGGCCTTTCAGCAAACCGGCCGCAGCCTGCGTGAGCAGGGGCTGCTGGAGCGTGGCGTCTCGTGGGAAAGTTTCGCTATCCCGGCCTGGAGGACCGATCAATGA
- the acs gene encoding acetate--CoA ligase: MSERTDQLVSQRGEMFYPPAAFAQKAHVSSMEQYRQMYRRSIEDPEGFWAEAAEGFFWSQKWSDVRRFNFKRSQGPIDVQWFAGGKTNVCYNCLDRHLATRADQPALIWEGNEPGEDQVLTYAQLHEQVCRFANVLRGLGVKKGDRVTIYLPMIVELAIAMLACARIGAIHSVVFGGFSAESLKDRIIDSQCRLLITSDGAFRGAKAVTLKLIADDALDSAAGEGWRVDKVVVARRVGEGKGVDCPMTAGRDLWWHELMEAAAPVCEAEWMDAEDPLFILYTSGSTGKPKGVLHTTGGYMVYTALTHRYVFDYHDGDVYWCTADIGWVTGHSYILYGPLLNGARSLMFEGVPTYPDSGRFWEVVDKWGVNIFYTAPTAIRAIMRMGDELVQKSDRGSLRLLGTVGEPINPEAWRWYNEVVGEGRCPIVDTWWQTETGGILITPLPGCTPTKPGSATLPFFGVEPALMDDEGKETSGNGVSGRLVIKAPWPGQLRTTYGNHERFETVYFSDFDGYYFTGDGARRDEDGYYWITGRVDDVINVSGHRMGTAEVESALVSHPAVAEAAVVGFPHEIKGQGIYAYVTLRLGHDYSDELARELIEHVRNQIGPIAAPDQIHWAPALPKTRSGKIMRRILRKMAAGETSFGDTSTLADPTVIGTLVEMKSK; the protein is encoded by the coding sequence ATGTCGGAGCGAACCGATCAATTGGTCAGCCAACGCGGCGAGATGTTTTATCCACCGGCCGCCTTTGCCCAAAAGGCCCACGTGTCCAGCATGGAGCAATATCGGCAAATGTACCGGCGCTCCATCGAAGACCCGGAAGGCTTCTGGGCCGAGGCCGCCGAGGGGTTTTTCTGGAGCCAGAAATGGAGCGACGTGCGCCGCTTCAACTTCAAGCGCAGCCAGGGGCCCATCGACGTGCAGTGGTTTGCCGGCGGCAAGACCAACGTCTGCTACAACTGCCTGGACCGCCACCTGGCCACGCGGGCCGATCAGCCGGCCCTGATCTGGGAGGGCAACGAGCCCGGCGAGGATCAGGTGTTGACCTACGCCCAACTGCACGAGCAGGTCTGCCGCTTCGCCAACGTGCTGCGCGGGCTGGGCGTCAAGAAGGGCGACCGGGTGACGATCTACCTGCCGATGATCGTCGAACTGGCCATCGCCATGCTGGCCTGCGCGCGCATCGGAGCCATCCACAGCGTGGTCTTTGGCGGATTCTCGGCCGAGTCGCTCAAGGACCGCATCATCGACAGCCAATGCCGGCTGCTGATCACCAGCGACGGCGCTTTTCGCGGGGCCAAGGCCGTGACCTTGAAGCTCATCGCCGACGACGCCCTGGATAGCGCCGCCGGTGAAGGCTGGCGGGTGGACAAGGTGGTGGTGGCGCGCCGCGTGGGCGAGGGCAAGGGCGTGGACTGCCCGATGACCGCCGGCCGCGACCTGTGGTGGCACGAATTGATGGAGGCGGCCGCGCCAGTCTGCGAAGCGGAGTGGATGGACGCCGAGGATCCGTTGTTCATCCTCTACACCTCGGGCTCCACCGGCAAGCCCAAGGGCGTGTTGCACACCACCGGCGGCTACATGGTCTACACCGCCTTGACCCACCGCTATGTTTTCGACTATCACGACGGCGACGTCTATTGGTGCACCGCCGACATCGGCTGGGTCACCGGCCACAGCTACATCCTTTATGGGCCGCTGCTCAATGGCGCGCGCAGCCTGATGTTCGAGGGCGTGCCGACCTACCCCGACTCGGGCCGTTTCTGGGAAGTCGTCGACAAGTGGGGCGTCAATATCTTCTACACCGCGCCCACGGCCATCCGGGCGATCATGCGCATGGGCGACGAGCTGGTGCAAAAGAGCGACCGTGGTTCGCTGCGCCTGCTGGGCACGGTGGGCGAACCGATCAACCCCGAGGCCTGGCGCTGGTACAACGAGGTCGTTGGCGAGGGCCGCTGCCCCATCGTCGACACCTGGTGGCAGACCGAGACCGGCGGCATCCTCATCACGCCGCTGCCCGGCTGCACGCCGACCAAGCCCGGCAGCGCCACCTTGCCTTTCTTTGGCGTGGAGCCGGCCCTGATGGACGACGAGGGCAAGGAGACCAGCGGCAACGGCGTCAGCGGCCGGTTGGTGATCAAGGCCCCCTGGCCGGGGCAGTTGCGCACCACCTATGGCAACCACGAGCGTTTCGAGACGGTCTACTTCAGCGACTTTGACGGCTACTACTTCACCGGCGACGGCGCGCGCCGCGACGAGGACGGCTATTATTGGATCACCGGCCGCGTCGATGACGTGATCAACGTCTCGGGCCACCGCATGGGCACCGCCGAGGTGGAGTCGGCCCTGGTCAGCCACCCGGCCGTGGCCGAGGCGGCGGTGGTGGGTTTCCCCCACGAGATCAAGGGCCAGGGCATCTACGCCTATGTCACGCTCCGGCTGGGCCACGACTACAGCGACGAACTGGCCCGCGAGCTGATCGAGCACGTGCGCAACCAGATCGGGCCCATCGCCGCGCCGGATCAGATCCACTGGGCCCCGGCCCTGCCCAAGACCCGCTCGGGCAAGATCATGCGCCGCATCCTGCGCAAGATGGCCGCCGGTGAGACCAGCTTCGGCGACACCTCGACCCTGGCCGACCCCACGGTCATCGGCACGCTGGTGGAGATGAAAAGCAAGTAG
- the pabB gene encoding aminodeoxychorismate synthase component I produces MLEAILARAGRLAGVLTKPLERPEPVLDVAARFAAEPGTVLLQSGGELDCARHHILGLRPWLTLRGRADQMNLTIDGQSHELGVEPFDLLRALVDHFQLAPPADDAPLRAGLLGYLAYDLKDRLERLPRTSVDDQNLPHIHLIAPSVLVVFDRPKNRAVALAPWRDRPGGRQEARAALDGFFRALQGPPPAPGAFARGPWRANFARGPYMAAVERIRQYIAAGDVYQVNMSQRFEADFSGDAFALHRALHAANPAPFFAFVNAGDHQIVCTSPERFLLQRGDWVETRPIKGTRPRLADPAQDEAMGRELQESPKDAAELSMIVDLLRNDLGRSCAAQSVRVLAHKRLEAWRNVYHLVSLVEGRLAPGKRGVDLLEGCFPGGSITGCPKIRAMEIIDELEPNRRHIYTGSIGYIGFDQTMDLNIAIRTVTIAHGRASFGVGGGVVYDSDPAAEYDETLHKGRTLLEVMPGPGEADRSRPMVWLNGLLSPAVRARVHADDRGLLWGDGFFETIRLQDGQAPLLARHLARWERAWQALDFGPVPDLTWPQVIDQVLAANGLERGLAAVKILATRGRLAQTPALGPTTRPTLLVTARPYAPRGADGLRLITYPQPRQSPLAAHKTTNYLYYLLAGRHAAQAGADEALILNPDGGVSETNSACLIVIEGRRAVAPSSPHVLAGVMQQRLLEELSAWGYQTLWRAIRPEELLRADQLIVANALIGPCPALSLDGAALPQGDPTLCPRLARAVFADDEPKT; encoded by the coding sequence ATGCTTGAGGCGATCCTGGCCCGGGCCGGTCGGCTGGCCGGCGTGCTGACCAAGCCCCTGGAAAGGCCCGAGCCCGTCCTGGACGTGGCCGCCCGCTTCGCCGCCGAGCCGGGAACGGTGCTGTTGCAAAGCGGCGGCGAGCTGGACTGCGCGCGCCATCATATCCTGGGTCTGCGGCCGTGGCTGACGCTGCGGGGCCGCGCCGACCAGATGAACCTGACCATCGACGGCCAGAGCCACGAGCTGGGCGTCGAGCCCTTTGACCTGCTGCGGGCCCTGGTCGATCACTTCCAGTTGGCGCCGCCGGCCGATGACGCGCCCCTGCGCGCCGGCCTGCTGGGCTATCTGGCCTACGACCTCAAGGACCGCCTGGAGCGCCTGCCGCGCACCTCGGTCGATGACCAGAATCTGCCGCACATCCACCTGATCGCGCCCTCGGTGCTGGTCGTCTTTGACCGCCCAAAAAACCGCGCCGTGGCCCTGGCCCCCTGGCGCGACCGGCCCGGCGGCCGGCAAGAGGCCCGGGCGGCGCTGGACGGCTTTTTTCGGGCGCTGCAAGGCCCGCCGCCCGCGCCGGGGGCCTTTGCCCGGGGGCCGTGGCGGGCCAACTTCGCGCGCGGGCCCTACATGGCCGCTGTCGAGCGCATCCGCCAATACATCGCCGCCGGCGACGTCTATCAGGTCAACATGAGCCAGCGCTTCGAGGCCGACTTCAGCGGCGACGCCTTTGCCCTGCACCGGGCGCTCCACGCGGCCAACCCCGCGCCGTTTTTCGCCTTTGTCAACGCCGGCGATCACCAGATCGTCTGCACCTCGCCCGAGCGCTTTTTGCTCCAGCGCGGCGACTGGGTCGAGACCAGGCCCATCAAGGGCACCCGGCCGCGCCTGGCCGACCCGGCCCAGGATGAAGCCATGGGCCGCGAGTTGCAAGAAAGCCCCAAGGACGCCGCCGAACTTTCGATGATCGTCGACCTGCTGCGCAACGACCTGGGCCGCTCCTGCGCCGCCCAAAGCGTGCGCGTCCTGGCCCACAAGCGCCTGGAGGCCTGGCGCAACGTTTATCATCTGGTCTCGCTGGTCGAGGGTCGTCTGGCCCCGGGCAAGCGCGGCGTGGACTTGCTGGAGGGCTGTTTTCCCGGCGGCTCCATCACCGGCTGCCCCAAGATCCGCGCCATGGAGATCATCGACGAACTGGAGCCCAACCGCCGTCACATCTACACCGGCTCCATCGGCTACATCGGCTTCGACCAAACCATGGACCTGAACATCGCCATCCGCACCGTGACCATCGCCCACGGCCGGGCCAGCTTTGGCGTGGGCGGCGGCGTCGTCTACGACTCCGACCCGGCCGCCGAGTACGACGAGACCCTGCACAAGGGCCGCACCCTGCTGGAGGTCATGCCCGGCCCGGGCGAGGCGGACCGATCACGACCCATGGTCTGGCTCAACGGCCTGCTCTCGCCGGCCGTGCGGGCCCGCGTCCACGCCGACGACCGGGGCCTGCTGTGGGGCGACGGCTTTTTCGAGACGATCCGCTTGCAAGACGGCCAAGCCCCGCTGCTGGCGCGGCACCTGGCCCGCTGGGAGCGCGCCTGGCAAGCGCTGGATTTCGGCCCCGTCCCCGATCTGACCTGGCCCCAGGTCATCGACCAGGTGCTGGCGGCAAACGGCCTGGAGCGGGGCCTGGCCGCCGTGAAAATCTTGGCCACCCGCGGCCGCCTGGCCCAGACCCCGGCCCTGGGGCCGACCACGCGGCCCACGCTGTTGGTCACCGCGCGGCCCTACGCCCCCCGTGGGGCCGACGGCCTGCGGTTGATCACCTATCCCCAGCCCCGGCAAAGCCCCCTGGCCGCGCACAAGACGACCAACTATCTATATTATTTGCTGGCCGGCCGCCACGCCGCCCAGGCCGGGGCCGACGAGGCGTTGATCCTCAACCCCGACGGCGGCGTCAGCGAGACCAACAGCGCCTGCCTGATCGTCATCGAGGGCCGCCGGGCCGTCGCGCCCAGTTCGCCCCATGTCTTGGCCGGGGTGATGCAACAGCGCCTGCTGGAGGAGCTGAGCGCCTGGGGCTATCAGACGCTCTGGCGCGCGATCCGGCCCGAGGAGCTATTGCGCGCCGATCAGCTCATCGTGGCCAACGCCCTGATCGGCCCTTGCCCGGCCCTGAGCCTGGACGGCGCGGCCCTGCCGCAAGGCGACCCCACGCTCTGCCCACGTCTGGCCAGGGCCGTTTTCGCCGACGACGAACCCAAGACATAA
- a CDS encoding EF-hand domain-containing protein — protein MSIGAISSGSWQTSSLYGSQSASERPPTIEEMLSELDVDASGDLSLEESGLSEEQFTSLDVDGDGVLTESDHEALLSQMQGRFGGGQPPIDPASLDTDENGEISEEESGLSSEEFTAMDIDGDGVLTEADFEAMKAQMEGETMDAMAPPPPQDASEVVSELDADADGQLSQEEMGMSSTEFDELDTNQDGFVSQEELEAARQTMKQDKAGSGFLGSYAMSAYQAQNAALTEASLTSFGQGLSIAA, from the coding sequence ATGAGCATAGGAGCAATCAGCAGCGGAAGCTGGCAGACATCGAGCCTCTACGGCTCGCAGTCGGCCAGCGAGCGGCCACCGACCATCGAGGAGATGCTGAGCGAGCTTGATGTCGACGCCAGCGGAGACCTGAGCCTCGAGGAAAGTGGCCTGAGCGAGGAGCAGTTCACCTCGCTGGACGTCGACGGCGACGGCGTGTTGACCGAGTCCGATCACGAGGCCCTGCTTTCGCAGATGCAGGGCCGTTTCGGCGGCGGCCAACCGCCCATCGACCCGGCCTCGCTGGACACCGACGAAAACGGCGAGATCAGCGAGGAGGAAAGCGGGCTTTCCAGCGAGGAATTCACGGCCATGGACATCGACGGCGACGGCGTGCTGACCGAAGCCGACTTCGAGGCCATGAAGGCCCAGATGGAAGGCGAAACCATGGACGCCATGGCCCCGCCGCCGCCCCAGGACGCCTCGGAGGTGGTAAGCGAGTTGGACGCCGACGCCGACGGCCAGCTCTCCCAGGAGGAGATGGGCATGTCGTCCACCGAATTCGACGAGCTCGACACCAACCAGGACGGATTCGTCTCCCAGGAAGAACTGGAGGCCGCCCGCCAGACCATGAAGCAAGACAAGGCCGGCAGCGGGTTCTTGGGTAGCTACGCCATGAGCGCCTACCAGGCCCAGAACGCGGCCCTGACCGAGGCCAGCCTGACCAGCTTTGGCCAGGGCCTGAGCATCGCCGCATAA
- a CDS encoding SpoIIE family protein phosphatase, whose product MRPRVLKLRSRFVLSVAAGVLAIGAAMGVISFHEGRAALLEAKSAELAMMAGHQAARVALRLTRVADRPLVAATALELTPKPSLEHLRELVERIMAKAPEVFGMAVAFAPNSYDPAVRLHSPYFFRGPNGIETSNLNSADYDYPNQDWYKIPALLKRPVWSEPYFDEGGGNVLMSTFSAPLMQGGQVGGVVTADVSLQSLERQVADLTVGRNGFAFVISASGRFLAAPKAQWVMRETIFSLAEGAGRDDLRALGKKMIGGQRGLVRVKSFLDGRDVWLAYAPVEGAGWSFGVVIPEDDVMAPVWELAKRQAMTVFGGLAAMLLVVWLLVLGLTSPLRRLSAAAAHLAEGDLATTVDDVRPGDEIGDLAESFNRMVADLRRHVEELTATTAIKERIQSELDTAYQIQQSILPRTYPAFPQRPEMDLFAKTIPAREVGGDFYDFFMLSPDTVGLVVGDVSGKGVPAALFMTVARTLIKNAAAHYSRPADVLAEVNAQIMPENEMCMFVTVFYGIYAISTGELVYTCAGHPAPMMRRADGTVSRMEQIPGMAVGFFEGIELEQCTITLEPGDSMLVFTDGLDESIDIDGKMFGMQRALDWYAQVGSDLDAPAMIDSLIECHGQYTAGTEKFDDLTMLFLRRKF is encoded by the coding sequence ATGAGACCCCGCGTGCTGAAACTGCGCAGCCGTTTTGTTTTGTCCGTGGCCGCCGGCGTGCTGGCCATCGGCGCGGCCATGGGCGTGATCAGCTTTCACGAGGGCCGCGCCGCGCTGTTGGAGGCCAAAAGCGCCGAGTTGGCCATGATGGCCGGCCACCAGGCCGCGCGGGTGGCCCTGCGCCTGACCAGGGTGGCCGACCGGCCGTTGGTGGCCGCCACCGCCCTGGAGCTGACGCCCAAACCCAGCCTGGAGCATCTGCGCGAGCTGGTCGAGCGGATCATGGCCAAGGCCCCCGAGGTCTTTGGCATGGCCGTGGCCTTCGCGCCCAACTCCTACGACCCGGCCGTGCGCCTGCATAGTCCCTACTTTTTCCGCGGGCCCAACGGCATAGAGACATCCAACCTCAACTCCGCGGACTACGACTACCCCAACCAGGACTGGTACAAGATCCCGGCCCTGCTCAAGCGGCCGGTGTGGAGCGAGCCCTACTTCGACGAGGGCGGCGGCAACGTGCTGATGAGCACCTTTTCGGCCCCGTTGATGCAGGGCGGCCAGGTCGGCGGCGTGGTCACCGCCGACGTTTCGCTGCAATCGCTGGAGCGACAGGTGGCCGATTTGACCGTGGGCCGCAACGGCTTCGCCTTCGTCATCAGCGCCTCGGGCCGCTTTTTGGCCGCGCCCAAGGCCCAGTGGGTCATGCGCGAGACCATCTTTTCGCTGGCCGAGGGCGCGGGCCGCGACGACCTGCGGGCCCTGGGCAAAAAGATGATCGGCGGCCAACGGGGGTTGGTGCGCGTCAAAAGCTTCCTCGACGGCCGTGACGTCTGGCTGGCCTACGCCCCGGTGGAGGGCGCTGGTTGGAGCTTTGGCGTGGTCATCCCCGAGGATGACGTGATGGCCCCGGTGTGGGAACTGGCCAAGCGTCAGGCCATGACCGTCTTCGGCGGCCTGGCGGCCATGCTTCTGGTGGTCTGGCTGCTGGTGCTGGGCCTGACCAGCCCGCTACGGCGGCTTTCGGCTGCGGCGGCCCATCTGGCCGAAGGCGACCTGGCCACCACCGTCGACGACGTGCGCCCCGGCGACGAGATCGGCGACCTGGCCGAAAGCTTCAACCGCATGGTGGCCGACCTGCGCCGCCACGTCGAGGAACTTACCGCCACCACCGCCATCAAGGAGCGCATCCAGAGCGAACTGGACACGGCCTACCAGATCCAACAATCGATCCTGCCCCGCACCTATCCGGCCTTCCCCCAGCGGCCCGAGATGGACCTGTTCGCCAAGACCATCCCGGCCCGCGAGGTCGGCGGCGATTTCTACGACTTTTTCATGCTCAGCCCCGATACCGTGGGCCTGGTGGTCGGCGACGTTTCGGGCAAGGGCGTGCCGGCGGCCCTGTTCATGACCGTGGCCCGGACGCTGATCAAAAACGCCGCCGCGCACTACAGCCGGCCGGCCGATGTCCTGGCCGAGGTCAACGCCCAGATCATGCCCGAAAACGAGATGTGCATGTTCGTGACCGTGTTTTACGGCATTTACGCCATCTCCACGGGCGAGTTGGTCTACACCTGCGCCGGCCACCCCGCGCCGATGATGCGCCGGGCCGATGGGACGGTTTCGCGCATGGAGCAGATCCCGGGCATGGCCGTGGGCTTTTTCGAAGGCATCGAACTGGAGCAGTGCACCATCACCCTGGAGCCCGGCGACTCGATGCTGGTCTTCACCGACGGCCTGGACGAGTCCATCGACATCGACGGCAAGATGTTTGGCATGCAGCGGGCCCTGGATTGGTACGCCCAGGTTGGTTCGGACCTGGACGCCCCGGCCATGATCGACTCGCTCATCGAGTGTCACGGCCAATACACCGCCGGGACAGAGAAGTTCGACGACCTGACGATGCTCTTTTTGCGGCGCAAGTTCTAG
- a CDS encoding anthranilate synthase component II has product MPRMLMIDNYDSFTFNLVQLFLGLGLEVLVRRADKIAVAEAEALGVDYVVISPGPKDPRHAGVSVELIAALHQRLPILGVCLGMQCLNEAFGGRTERAPLPVHGKTSLVRHQGRGVFAGLPSPFLAARYHSLMTVPAGQALEVTAVSDDGVIMGLQHRHGLLHGVQFHPESFLTEHGRALAANFLRLGPWRDEAGHA; this is encoded by the coding sequence ATGCCCCGCATGCTGATGATCGACAATTACGACTCGTTCACCTTCAACTTGGTGCAGCTTTTCCTGGGCCTGGGCCTGGAGGTGCTGGTGCGCCGCGCCGACAAGATCGCCGTGGCCGAGGCCGAGGCCCTGGGCGTCGATTACGTGGTGATCAGCCCCGGCCCCAAGGATCCGCGCCACGCCGGGGTCTCGGTGGAGCTGATCGCCGCCCTGCATCAACGCCTGCCCATCCTGGGCGTGTGCCTGGGCATGCAGTGCCTCAACGAGGCCTTTGGCGGCCGCACCGAACGCGCGCCCCTGCCGGTCCACGGCAAGACCAGCCTGGTCCGACACCAGGGCCGGGGCGTTTTCGCCGGGCTGCCCAGCCCCTTTTTGGCCGCGCGCTATCACTCGCTGATGACCGTGCCGGCCGGCCAGGCCCTGGAGGTGACCGCCGTCAGCGACGACGGGGTGATCATGGGCCTGCAACACCGCCACGGCCTGCTGCACGGCGTGCAGTTTCATCCCGAGAGCTTCTTGACCGAGCACGGCCGGGCCCTGGCGGCCAATTTTCTGCGTTTGGGCCCCTGGCGCGACGAGGCCGGCCATGCTTGA